The Salvelinus namaycush isolate Seneca chromosome 38, SaNama_1.0, whole genome shotgun sequence genome includes a window with the following:
- the LOC120031818 gene encoding unique cartilage matrix-associated protein-like, which yields MSWTHLVFLSLLATLLILTLSPGVRSASVRDGREGKAAEPKGSARRVFMPEADAANFFKKRSRRSAKHEAEVLAEQRVRLSADERRREYYDEQRNEFENYVEEERDEQDERTREKTEQWREFHYDGLYPRYPRGW from the exons ATGTCCTGGACTCatctggtctttctctctctgctcgccACCCTCCTCATCCTCACAC tcTCCCCCGGGGTGCGGAGTGCATCGgtgagagatggaagagagggaAAAGCTGCAGAGCCCAAAG GGTCAGCGCGGCGAGTCTTCATGCCCGAGGCGGATGCAGCAAACTTCTTCAAAAAGCGTAGTCGGCGCTCGGCCAAACATGAGGCGGAGGTCCTCG CTGAGCAGAGGGTAAGGCTGTCAGctgatgagaggaggagggagtacTATGACGAACAGAGGAACGAGTTTGAGAACTATGTGGAAGAGGAGCGCGATG AGCAGGATGAGAGGACACGGGAGAAGACAGAGCAGTGGCGTGAGTTCCACTATGATGGACTCTACCCCCGCTATCCCCGCGGTTGGTGA
- the LOC120031771 gene encoding hemagglutinin/amebocyte aggregation factor-like, whose amino-acid sequence MNGPKFYILLLAGVLVNGQGKMGTGWENQFDQPLHFNCPSRQSISYIKSQHNNAYEDRLWGFACKATFVSEPECSWSPYVNDFDQEFTFECPKNNVLTGMNSYHSNRHEDRRWKFYCCRVNSYCNQKCQWTPYVNDFDEVMSWQVPSLNYLVGAGSYHSNPHEDRRWRYRYCTRTNC is encoded by the exons ATGAACGGACCCAAATTCTATATTCTGCTTCTTGCTGGTGTCTTGGTCAACGGGCAAG GGAAAATGGGAACGGGATGGGAAAACCAATTTGACCAGCCCTTACATTTTAACTGCCCTTCAAGACAATCCATCTCTTACATAAAAAG TCAGCATAACAACGCCTATGAAGACCGTTTGTGGGGCTTTGCGTGCAAAGCCACGTTTGTCTCAGAGCCCGAGTGCAGCTGGTCTCCTTACGTAAATGACTTCGACCAGGAGTTCACCTTTGAATGCCCCAAAAACAATGTCCTCACCGGGATGAACAGCTACCATTCCAACCGCCATGAGGACAGAAG GTGGAAGTTCTACTGCTGTCGAGTCAACAGCTACTGTAACCAGAAGTGTCAGTGGACCCCCTACGTCAACGACTTTGATGAGGTCATGTCTTGGCAAGTCCCAAGCCTGAACTACCTAGTTGGGGCCGGAAGCTACCATTCCAATCCTCATGA AGATCGTCGCTGGAGATACCGGTACTGCACACGGACAAACTGCTGA